From a region of the Phaseolus vulgaris cultivar G19833 chromosome 6, P. vulgaris v2.0, whole genome shotgun sequence genome:
- the LOC137833354 gene encoding non-specific lipid-transfer protein AP10-like codes for MKVLAMVMFLMVYGLAITRLIEGQMPASCDEYNPLFSPCVPYLANPDFGIPSPRCCAGAAQVFGKANNPAAIQKLCTCLVATMPNLSFKPEKLTQLPTACKIKLSFPIDKCIKA; via the coding sequence ATGAAGGTTTTGGCTATGGTGATGTTTCTTATGGTTTATGGTTTGGCCATAACAAGATTGATTGAAGGTCAAATGCCTGCTAGCTGTGATGAGTATAATCCATTATTTTCACCATGTGTGCCTTATTTGGCTAATCCAGACTTTGGGATTCCAAGTCCAAGGTGTTGTGCTGGAGCTGCTCAGGTGTTTGGAAAAGCCAATAATCCTGCAGCTATTCAAAAACTTTGTACTTGTCTGGTTGCCACTATGCCTAATTTGTCGTTTAAACCTGAGAAATTGACACAACTCCCAACAGCCTGCAAGATTAAACTTTCATTCCCTATTGATAAGTGCATAAAAGCTTGA